In the Topomyia yanbarensis strain Yona2022 chromosome 3, ASM3024719v1, whole genome shotgun sequence genome, one interval contains:
- the LOC131692888 gene encoding Krueppel-like factor luna isoform X2 — MERYLKDEPKLQTYKKLPADLDTPWDLFAAPGPIAGWKVEVDSYCIEELNLNDRNSDSHSSSSSSSSSSSSPCSGSWDSSSTLSCAVVVKKERLDPDDDDGNNSDSYDEQSEKFGKISVHHHHHHHPQNAIELRLVARATTSDLLPTLTPPSSPESHLSIGSKGSTTLAATVKTEPEIALLDHQGILRVSTGTHIPRNAIVRLTTSSSKGGVGLTRVIQVSPQLQAAITQRSSTSSSSAPFSSVTSSKHHQRQHDHSPDSKRRIHKCQFLGCKKVYTKSSHLKAHQRTHTANFTQRCSWNRS, encoded by the exons ATGGAACGATACCTGAAGGACGAGCCAAAACTGCAGACTTACAAAAAGCTACCCGCAGATTTGGACACACCATGGGACCTGTTCGCTGCGCCCGGGCCGATAGCGGGCTGGAAAGTAGAAGTAGATTCCTACTGTATAGAAGAGCTAAACCTAAATGATAGAAATTCAGACTCACACTCGAGCTCGTCATCCTCCTCCTCCTCATCTTCGTCACCCTGTTCCGGATCGTGGGACAGCAGCTCAACGCTGAGCTGTGCAGTGGTGGTGAAAAAAGAGCGCCTCGATCCAGACGACGACGATGGTAACAATTCCGACAGTTATGACGAGCAGAGTGAAAAGTTTGGTAAAATCTCCGTGCACCACCATCATCACCACCATCCACAGAATGCGATCGAGCTAAGGCTAGTGGCACGAGCAACGACCTCCGACCTGTTACCAACGTTAACACCTCCCTCCTCACCGGAATCACATCTTAGTATAGGCAGTAAGGGCAGTACCACGTTAGCGGCGACTGTTAAAACCGAACCCGAAATTGCACTGCTAGATCATCAGGGTATTCTGAGGGTATCGACAGGAACGCACATACCACGGAATGCGATCGTCCGATTGACGACGTCCAGTAGCAAAGGTGGTGTTGGGTTAACGCGAGTGATACAGGTCAGTCCTCAGTTGCAAGCTGCCATCACTCAGCGGAGTTCGACGTCGTCGTCGAGTGCACCATTTTCATCAG TGACCAGCTCGAAACATCACCAACGGCAACACGATCACAGTCCGGACTCGAAACGACGGATACACAAGTGTCAATTCCTCGGATGCAAGAAAGTCTACACCAAGAGCTCGCATCTGAAGGCGCACCAGCGAACGCATACAG CGAATTTTACCCAACGTTGTTCATGGAACCGAAGTTAG
- the LOC131692888 gene encoding Krueppel-like factor luna isoform X3 yields MERYLKDEPKLQTYKKLPADLDTPWDLFAAPGPIAGWKVEVDSYCIEELNLNDRNSDSHSSSSSSSSSSSSPCSGSWDSSSTLSCAVVVKKERLDPDDDDGNNSDSYDEQSEKFGKISVHHHHHHHPQNAIELRLVARATTSDLLPTLTPPSSPESHLSIGSKGSTTLAATVKTEPEIALLDHQGILRVSTGTHIPRNAIVRLTTSSSKGGVGLTRVIQVSPQLQAAITQRSSTSSSSAPFSSVTSSKHHQRQHDHSPDSKRRIHKCQFLGCKKVYTKSSHLKAHQRTHTDYLPYA; encoded by the exons ATGGAACGATACCTGAAGGACGAGCCAAAACTGCAGACTTACAAAAAGCTACCCGCAGATTTGGACACACCATGGGACCTGTTCGCTGCGCCCGGGCCGATAGCGGGCTGGAAAGTAGAAGTAGATTCCTACTGTATAGAAGAGCTAAACCTAAATGATAGAAATTCAGACTCACACTCGAGCTCGTCATCCTCCTCCTCCTCATCTTCGTCACCCTGTTCCGGATCGTGGGACAGCAGCTCAACGCTGAGCTGTGCAGTGGTGGTGAAAAAAGAGCGCCTCGATCCAGACGACGACGATGGTAACAATTCCGACAGTTATGACGAGCAGAGTGAAAAGTTTGGTAAAATCTCCGTGCACCACCATCATCACCACCATCCACAGAATGCGATCGAGCTAAGGCTAGTGGCACGAGCAACGACCTCCGACCTGTTACCAACGTTAACACCTCCCTCCTCACCGGAATCACATCTTAGTATAGGCAGTAAGGGCAGTACCACGTTAGCGGCGACTGTTAAAACCGAACCCGAAATTGCACTGCTAGATCATCAGGGTATTCTGAGGGTATCGACAGGAACGCACATACCACGGAATGCGATCGTCCGATTGACGACGTCCAGTAGCAAAGGTGGTGTTGGGTTAACGCGAGTGATACAGGTCAGTCCTCAGTTGCAAGCTGCCATCACTCAGCGGAGTTCGACGTCGTCGTCGAGTGCACCATTTTCATCAG TGACCAGCTCGAAACATCACCAACGGCAACACGATCACAGTCCGGACTCGAAACGACGGATACACAAGTGTCAATTCCTCGGATGCAAGAAAGTCTACACCAAGAGCTCGCATCTGAAGGCGCACCAGCGAACGCATACAG